The DNA sequence ATAGCGGTTCAGCAAAAAGTCTATGATATTATGGAACCTTTCGTAGACTTCGGCCATGGAAAGTGTCACATCAAATCTTTTGAGACCAGAGGCCTTTTGCGCGAGAATGCAGGTGGTATTTTGTATGCTGGCCAAAGTGTGAAAGAGAAAGAATTACTTTACGCGTTTCAGGATGGAGAATTGAAATCATGCATCCTCATGTTTAATATGCAGGAGCTGGACATCGCATCGGACGTTGCTCGGTTTTATGCCGAACGATACCGGCTGTCCGGAAAGATTGGCGATATGTACATTTTTGAAGCAGCTGATCAATCCTTTTCCGTGGCTGTATCCACGAATCAAGAAATGGGACTGCACGCCATGTATTTGAGGAATGAGACGTCTTCTTTACTACACTAATTTTTAGTAACCCAATTGATGACGTACACAACACGTGGTAGATATTCATTCTAAAGTTACATCTCGCAGAAAACACAACTTGATTATGGCTAGATCTGTATCCATACTTTAGATTTGGAGGGATATTACCACAAGACCAGAATTTGTCCTGAAGAATATACTTCAAATAATCAACAAATGCCCACAAACATCAAAAAACTACAATACGCGATTGGAAAATCTGTGGGCAGAATTATATGATTCCCAAAGCTACCCCAATTGAAAGTTCTCTAAAAATTATTGAAGGTTTGCACCAGCGATGGGTTGATTTGATGAAAAACCTAGCCGACAAAGAATTTGAAAAAGAATTCCTACACGCGGAAAATCAGCAGAAAGTGTCCTTAAAAACCAACATAGGAATTTACGCTTGGCATTATGAGCATCATTTAGCACATATTATCGGCGCAAAAAAAATAAAACTAAGTATGCGAACCCTTCAGTATAAATCTAATTTATTCGCTATCTTAGGAAAAGAATCAAGTACAAATACTATGTCGAGGATATTCATCAATTACCCTATTAGTCGCAAGTTATTCGAATCAAAGGCTAGTCCTAAGCTGCGCTATAGCCATCTTCCAATCGATCAAATCAGTACCTATTAACAATTACGCCAATAACTCCAAAAACTTTCGAAATATGACTATTCTGATCAGACAACGCTGGATTGCCATGCTCATTCTTCCTTTGTTCTTTAGCTGTTCTACACACTATCTAGCCACAATGCAAAGTCTCGATATGGAAAAAAATGAGACAGATAGCACGTTTTATAGCGGAACTGACACGCTTGGTATGTCCTATGCATTCAACAATCAGGATGGCTCCGTACGAATACGTTTCGAAAATTACACCGAACAACCCATGATGGTAGATTTATCAAAATCAGCGTTAATTGTAAATGGACGATCCTATGGATTCATCGACGGAAAATCATTCGTTCAAGGACGATTGGGAGCCCAAGCAACTACAATCGATCTCTCCAATAATGGCAGTTTTCAGGAGAGCACTATTCGTGGCGGTTACAGTGGTACAATTTATAAAGATGAAGATGCCATCTTTATTCCTGCAAAATCTTTTGCTG is a window from the Sphingobacterium sp. lm-10 genome containing:
- a CDS encoding DinB family protein encodes the protein MIPKATPIESSLKIIEGLHQRWVDLMKNLADKEFEKEFLHAENQQKVSLKTNIGIYAWHYEHHLAHIIGAKKIKLSMRTLQYKSNLFAILGKESSTNTMSRIFINYPISRKLFESKASPKLRYSHLPIDQISTY